In Oryzias melastigma strain HK-1 linkage group LG6, ASM292280v2, whole genome shotgun sequence, the DNA window TGGAAATGATGTGAAGACTTTGCTTCTGTGTGAAAGTGTTTTAGAGTAGATTCTCATTCATTCATGTTGATTAGGAAGTATTGTTTTACCTTATAAGACTTTTTCTCAAATGCTCTGAAAGTTACCAGTGTAATCTACAATCCTAAAAACTACAATACTGAATTGTTTTATTGTGGGTTAAATGACAGCAGGAAAGCTGAGCTGGAGACTAAACGGTgaaaaaaagccccaaatgAACAAAGAAACTGGGCCAATAGGGATGCTTGCCATTTCAGACTAAACTCTAAACCTCTCTCCAGTACAAAAAGCCCTTTTTCCTCCCTTGTTGCATGAAAGCCTGATATTTGTGATCTGCAACAGGTGATTACAACAGTACCTTACTGTGCAGGTTTAATGCCTGTAATGTGAGCTCAaagtaaagctttttttgtgcACCATGTAAAGCAGGGTTGTTCCAGATCTCActcttctggaaaaaaaaaaactgttgggaGTTAGCTTTCATGAGCACATATTAAGACTATAATCCAGTTGATGCAACGGAGAGGAAATAATCTGTCTGTGACACTAGAAAATTTCAGCGGTGGTGCAGAAAATAGATGTGCAGGTCCCCAAAAATAGACAGCTTTCCATTTACAGAGGCAAAATATTATGATAATAGAATCtaggaaaatatttcaaaataatggaTTGATGTAttcaagaaaactatttttactgTGTGCATCTCAAACTCCatcaagttgtgtttttgtgaagtaGTTTTGCAGATCCTGTCATTGCAGACCAACAAAGCCAGCCGTGTGATTTTCTTGCGGTCTTCTCAACTACAACAGTCACGTGATTTTTAGCTAACTATCCCAGAGCTTTGTCCTCGCAGCCACCCACTTCCTTTAATCTTTCACTGCATTCACTGTCTCTCAGAGGACATTTACCCTCCTAGAAATGCCTAtaggagcagcagaggagctgTGATGGACCATTTCTTCAGATGAATGAAATGATTTTCCAttgggtaaaaaaacaaactactaTGCATGTTTTTCTGATTATCAGCTTGAATTTTACTTACTATTTAATTCCTATATAATGTCCGTTTCATATGACAACATGTCCTGTCTGTgcattttcatttacatttggtGCATATCTAAAgtcataaaacacttttatgtataaaaaaaatgttggtgaaaGTTTCAGCATGTTTTTTGGTAGATATTCTTCCTGTTGTGTAATTTCTTTAAGACTGGCCTTCATCTTCAGTGTAGTATTACACATGGATGCAAACCATTGTGTGCCCACACTGTCAGACTCTTTCATGAAGGAATTTCATGGACCGAGCATTCAGCTGAAAGCACTTACTGTGTAGAAtatcaattattaaaaattggattgcatttgtttttacttttgcacCGACTGTTTAAGCCAACACCGTTGCCACAAATTGTTAACTTCTTTAGTGTCCAAGGGTCAAAAACAGAGCTGTTATCAGTCTGAGTCGCTGCCGGCTCTATCTGTTTAATCAAATGTGTCCTGGAGCTGCTCTAGTCCACGGGCTGGAGTTGTTAAGTTCAAGGTTCTCTCAGAGTTGCGTAATTCCGAATCGTTTACTCAGTTCTAGCCGTATAAACCTTAAACATGACCCCCTTTCAGAGGTGTGGGAGGATGCTGTAAGTGGCTTTGTTTGAGTATGTTTTGGTCATTTTCCCTCATCTCACGGTGGATCTACAGAGGAGAGGTTTCGCAGCAGTTTGTTGATGGTTTGTCGTGattgtttttctgagtttttgctATGGATGCTGCACTGAGCATAGTTGTTTCTGCACAGACTCCAGTTGTCATGACACACGCTGCAGTCGGGGCATGGCTGACGTGGTTGCACGGAGCCAAGCTGACAAGTCGAATGGTGGCAGGGTGGAGAGGGATGGAGATGTCAGCTCAGCTCTGCGTTTTCTGACGGCTCTGATCGGAACGCCGCATACATCTTCAGTCACAGAAGGGAAATCAGCAGACAATGGctttcttcaaataaataattgaaggAGTGAGGGATGCATCGGCACTGGGGAGAATAACTGATGATCTGGGGTAGAGGTGAGCTGGGAAGTCCAGGAGAGAGAAGCTGACCTGTTCTGAATCCTCTGCTTTCAAACCCCTGGAGCGGCCAATGAAAACCCTCATCCCTCATCCAAGCTAAACACAGCACACAGCTGCAGCGTTCAGCTTCAGATAACTGGAAACCCTAACATCCACAGGTGTTGTGTTTTTAGCAAGGGATTGGCAGAAATTAGAGAGGCTGTACACACATGCACTTTACTCTAAAACTCCCAAGTCAGCAGAGATCTGAGGTGGAAAAGCTGTACTTGAGAGTCGTGACTCGTGACTGAGGGAAGGGATGGGGGAGGGCTGGTGGAAGGAGTGAGGAGGAGGCGGCGGGTTGCATGTGTAGAGTGCATGTGTGATTGGTGCATGCAGGGGGAGGAGAGAATGAAAGGGGAAATTGGAAGCATCTTCTCACTTTGAGGGCACTCTACCAAAAATAggaagtttttggttttttttgcaaGATCAGACATGTTCTTTCCTGCTTCCcttttcatcatcatctttgTAGAGCTCtagtttcacaataaaacccatttttgattaaaaaaaaagtgttttaaaatgcagGCTTGATGTGCAGTGGTTTCACGTTTGCTTAAAATAATCTCCTTTGTAAATAGCTATGAGTAATCGTTTCAGAAAAGAGGGGTTATATCAGCATGAATCATACAATTGATATCTCACCAGTTGAAGTTGTTGAATGGATCACAACTACTAAGTATTTCTTCAGGCTATCTGTTTCTCTGTGTTGCTCTAGATCAAGAGTTGCTGCTCTTAGCTGGGTCAACAGCTGctttctgctctgcagctcaTGCAGCTCTGTAACACttatacaaaaaatgtttgcagacaTCCcccctttattttgaaaagggtaaaatctgtaaaacttGAAAtcggccactttattaggtacacatAACTGGTACCAGGTTGGTTCAGAACTACCTTTAATCCCAGGTGGCATAGATTCAttaaggtactggaaacattcatCAGAGAGTAGTTtaatattgacatgatagcatcacacagttgtaGATTTGCTCATCCGTGATGCCAATCTCCCATTCCACTACATCCCAAAGTTGCTCTACTgtgttgagatctggtgactgtggaggctTTTTGAGTCCattgaactcattgtcatgttcaagaaaccagttcCAGCTTTATCCCATTGGCAtgttatcctgctggaagtaacCATAATAAGACGGTACAtggtggtcataaagggatggaaaCATCAGTAACAATACTTAGGTAGGCTGTAGTGTTGTAACGCTGCCCAATTGCTACTAAGGgacccaaagtgtgccaagataATATTCCCtcaccattacaccaccaccacctaaATGAACTGTTGATCCAAGTCAGGATGGACCCATGCTTTCATAACGTTAATGCTAAATTTTGACCATACTATCCAAATCTTGCAGCAAAAAATGAAGACccatcagaccagacaatgtttttccaatcttctattacacaattttggtgagtctgtgtgaatcgTAGCcccagtttcctgttcttagctgacaggagtggcaCCCGGTGTGTTCTTCCAGTAGATCATCAGTtcctgaaatactcagaccagcccgtctgacACCAACATTCATGGcacattcaaagtcacttaaatcacatttcttttgcattctgatgctcggtttgaatgGCAGCAGATTGTCCTGACTAAATTCTCATCCCTTAATGCCatgttgctgccatgtgattggctgattagaaattgcgctaacgagcagttggacaagTGTGcgtaataaagtggccagtgagtgtatatTACTACACGATTTCTTCCTTATCAGGGATAGTAGGCTTGGACAAAAAATGATAGCACTCTAAATCTCATAAAGTGGTCCCCATAATCAAGTACTTCTGTAACTATCAATGCCACTTCTGAACAACTAACAGGTGTTCCCCCCCACCACCCATTAGGAACAAACTTTTCCAACTGTCTCAGGTTAGAAGGCTGTTTCTTGCGGATAGCTTGGTTCAACCCCTTTCACTGATGTTGAAGGATTATATCAGAGCTAATAGGTTACTTCAGAGTACTCCATTGTTTGCTCTTAGGCACTCTTGTGTCTATATCTGTTTTGCATTATTATCCTTTTGGAAGACTTATAACATGCACCTACGATCACACTAAACTTTGTGGGAAGTATCCTCTTTGTGACCAAGCCCAGAGAATCATGTGGACCATAAAGTTCTGAATAGCATATAGTTGTAGTTACAGGAGCTTTAAGCTGCTTGGAGATGGTTCCCAGTCTTTACCTTAAGCATGTTTGTTTGCTTCTCTTTTTGGTTTCATCAGGACAAAAGATTTTAGAGATTTTCTTTGGGAGATTTGGATTTGATAACATTCCTGTCTGCTTGGTGGAGTGCTTCTCCAAATCTGTTTATCTTCCAAACCTTTCCTGGCTTTTAGAATGATTCTCTGGCATGTGGATGGTCCAATACACCTCAAATGTGTGACTGGATCGTTTTCAAGACCTTTGCCTTCGTACAATTTTGTCACTGATCCAACAATAATTCTCATTTTGTCATGATGATTTCAGCCAAGTGTAAGTTTTGCTAAGATTACAGATAGAAGAAAATTTTCAGTCTAGTTCAGCTGAAGCtggaaacgtaaaaaaaaaaaaaaactcttatcaACCCAGGCTTTGTGAGATTGTTTCAAGACAaccacatttaaatgaaaagtctgAATTTTAATCAAGTCTTAAAGTAGATAAATTAAAGGGTCTGAAAAGTCTTAGGGTATTGTCATAAAacttgaatatttctttaaaaaaaaacacacagaagttTTAGGTGTGAAAAAATGGGGTACAAATGAGAAAAGGAGTTTTGTAGTCTCCGCGAcaaactggcgacctgtcctgGGTGTACCCTGTCTTCGCCCAACAGAAGCCAGGACAGTCTCTGGGAACCTTGGGATCCCAAAAGGGATATAGCGTTTtaaggaaatggatggatggatttttgttgtttttgatataTTAGAATATGACTTATATTTCAGCTGTGACTTCACCTGGGTTGATTTACAGTCTTTCTGTTTTGATAGGTTAAAATGGTTCTCACTTGATCTTTTGTGCTGATTTGAGACCTCATACAATAACACATCTCAGTGAAGAACATTTCTATTTAANNNNNNNNNNNNNNNNNNNNNNNNNNNNNNNNNNNNNNNNNNNNNNNNNNNNNNNNNNNNNNNNNNNNNNNNNNNNNNNNNNNNNNNNNNNNNNNNNNNNNNNNNNNNNNNNNNNNNNNNNNNNNNNNNNNNNNNNNNNNNNNNNNNNNNNNNNNNNNNNNNNNNNNNNNNNNNNNNNNNNNNNNNNNNNNNNNNNNNNNNNNNNNNNNNNNNNNNNNNNNNNNNNNNNNNNNNNNNNNNNNNNNNNNNNNNNNNNNNNNNNNNNNNNNNNNNNNNNNNNNNNNNNNNNNNNNNNNNNNNNNNNNNNNNNNNNNNNNNNNNNNNNNNNNNNNNNNNNNNNNNNNNNNNNNNNNNNNNNNNNNNNNNNNNNNNNNNNNNNNNNNNNNNNNNNNNNNNNNNNNNNNNNNNNNNNNNNNNNNNNNNNNNNNNNNNNNNNNNNNNNNNNNNNNNNNNNNNNNNNNNNNNNNNNNNNNNNNNNNNNNNNNNNNNNNNNNNNNNNNNNNNNNNNNNNNNNNNNNNNNNNNNNNNNNNNNNNNNNNNNNNNNNNNNNNNNNNNNNNNNNNNNNNNNNNNNNNNNNNNNNNNNNNNNNNNNNNNNNNNNNNNNNNNNNNNNNNNNNNNNNNNNNNNNNNNNNNNNNNNNNNNNNNNNNNNNNNNNNNNNNNNNNNNNNNNNNNNNNNNNNNNNNNNNNNNNNNNNNNNNNNNNNNNNNNNNNNNNNNNNNNNNNNNNNNNNNNNNNNNNNNNNNNNNNNNNNNNNNNNNNNNNNNNNNNNNNNNNNNNNNNNNNNNNNNNNNNNNNNNNNtttctttaaaaaaaaaacccacagaagTTTTAGGTGTGAAAAAATGGGGTACAAATGAGAAAAGGAGTTTTGTTGACTCCGCGAcaaactggcgacctgtccagggtgtaccctgtcTTCGCCCAACAGAAGCCAGGACAGTCTCTGGGAACCTTGGGATCCCAAAAGGGATATAGCGTTTtaaggaaatggatggatggatttttgttgtttttgatataGAAGAATATTACTTATATTTCAGCTGTGACTTCACCTGGGTTGATTTACAGTCTTTCTGTTTTGATAGGTTAAAATGGTTCTTACTTGATCTTTTGTGCTGATTTGAAACCTCATACAATAACACATCTCAGTGAAgaacatttctatttaaaacaTCTAGGAATAACAGCTTTGTTTGAGTTTCAGACATGTACTGATTTGCTTTGGAAGTTTTCTTTGGagggtttttttaaatgacagctgatcttttttttttggttctttgcAGACTTGCTTGAAATAACATCAGCTGCAAAGAGACATTAGGACAAAAGAAGACCATTCTTAATCCTACCTGGATTTCACAACCCAACTAAACAAACAAgcagaagaaacaaacagaacctGCGAGGGCGGCAAACAGGAGCGTTGATCTGTGACCATCAGAGCCACAAGATAAATGGCGGACAAGCAGATCAGGTAAAACAGGATGTTACTTACAAAAGTTTAAAGCTGTGTGTGGACATAATacatatgtttttgtgtcttcttcCAGTTTGCCTGCCAAATTGATCAATGGGGGGATCGCTGGCCTGATTGGAGTGACCTGTGTCTTTCCCATTGACCTGGCCAAGACTCGCTTGCAAAACCAGCAAAATGGATCTCGCCTTTACACCAGCATGTAGGAAACGTTTGTCTGTAACTCCTAGAACTTTCAAAATGTTGCTTGTCCTTACAATCTACATCTTTTGGTTGTGTTTCAGGTCAGATTGCCTTATTAAGACCATTCGGTCAGAAGGGTATTTTGGGATGTACCGAGGTAAGCTGATCTGTGAGGAATTTTGTAGATTTGAAGATTTGTAGATTTTAATAGCAGTCCCCGTGGTCTTTTTGtttactcctgattcaccataatttgaataaagaaaaaattagaAAGGCAATGTCAAGCTTACATATATCcaccataatgagaaaaaatgctttaagaacatgttagaaactctaaaaaaactatatatttttttttcatcaggttttctctcttttattcttcttttctctttttgttctttaaggAGCTGCGGTGAACTTAACCCTGGTGACACCAGAGAAAGCCATCAAACTGGCTGCCAATGACTTCTTCAGGCACCACCTCTCCAAAGATGGGTGAGACATGAGAGGGCTGACGGCTACAGACCCGCTCCTCTTGTTCACACCGTGAACAACTGACATGTTTACTGACACTGTTTACTAATCAGCTAACTGCACTCTCACCAAAGCTCCATGGAGTCCATTTCCATCATCCTGAGAGCACAGCGTTCCATGCTGGTTTTGTGGCTTGAAAGCAAAGCGTGCGTCTCACCAGCAGTCCTGTTCAAAATCCCATTTACCACGTAGCACTTGAAGGCATCATACGTCTGACATCATCCAGCGCTGCTGAGAGCATTTTCGCTCCCTGAACACAGCATGCTCAGATAAACCTTAAACTTTCTGAGACATTTGTTTCCATCGCCATGGTAACAAACACACAGGCTGATGAATGATTGACTTCTGTTGGCCCGCTGCTCTCTAAGTAAATTATTAATCGGCTCTCATCCCAGGTGTGTGGAAATGGAGATCCAAGATTAGCATCACTGGAGCTTTGAGAAAAATTGGGAAAACAGTGTAAATAACGCCCCATTGGTGTCTCGACGCTCTGTAGTCTGACCTTgccttttatcttcttttttctcctttaggaAACTCACTCTGTTTAAAGAGATGCTGGCTGGCTGTGGGGCAGGTACATGCCAGGTGAGTGAAATAGATGCTGCTATTCTGAACTTCCAACTTGATGCATCCAGATATAACCTTTAAATGAAAAGCATGATCAGAGAAGCGTGACTGTAGTTTGGAAATCCTGTGATACTCTGTTTTAATGAAGGGCCTCGGATCAGGCTAATGTCCAGTTAAGTGGCAGCTAACGCGAGTGATCAGTGAGTGCACGCTCGTGCGCAGAGTCTGAGTCAGACGGAAATGCTGGTTGTCAACGAGGCCAAAGGCTTCAAGCTGCAGGAACGTGATTAGATTAAGTGTAGAAGACTTTGGATTAAGATTGCACCTGTGAACATGGTCGTCTCACTCTTAATCCAGTTAACCAGTTACTACTGAGTGACTATAGAGGAAAACAAGACATGACATTGAGCTAATGGATGCCTGTAGGTTTACACTGCACACAATCACAGCTAATCAGTTTCAAACTACATGCATctgcagaagaaaatgtttgctCACTTGCTTGCAgcgttttaattttttttttgtgccacaTCTTTTTTGCAGGTTATTGTAACAACTCCTATGGAGATGCTGAAAATCCAGCTCCAGGATGCTGGAAGGATTggtaagacttaaaaaaaaaaaaagagacttttcaGTTACCTGGTGGAGAAAGAGTGACCTCATGTGGTCATGTTTcacaactcctttttttttttctttttgcatgcAAGCAATAATACAACATATCTATTTTAAAGTCTGGGTTTTAAAGTTCTTCTGGAGATATGATGCCTCTTGtgtgctgcagctgctcagAGGAAACTCATGCCAGAGACGGTTGCAGCTGGAACCGTGGAGACAAAGTCCCCCACAGCCATGCAGCTTACCAGGCAGCTACTGCGGGAAAAGGGCATCGCTGGGCTCTATAAAGGCCTTGGTGCCACTCTGCTCAGGTAAGACACTTTGACAAGTCTCAGACCTGCAACCTTTTCTATTTTTCCCTAACTTACTGCTACCTGTCTTGTTTTTCCTCCAGGGACGTTCCGTTCTCCATCATCTATTTCCCTCTTTTTGCCAATCTGAataactttggtaaaaaaaatgcagatggCCCCGCTCCTTTTTATGTATCATTTATATCAGGCTGCCTTGCGGGGAGCACGGCAGCTGTTGCTGTCAACCCTGTTGATGGTGAGCAGGGGAGGGTTGCAGCAGTTTATGCTCTGATGCTTGATGTCATGTACTAACCTTAGCTCATTGTTTTGCAGTAATAAAGACCAGACTGCAGTCCCTGAACCGAGGCAGTACAGAAGACACATACAGTGGAGTGACTGACTGTATAAGGTGACCACATTACTGCTAAACTATTGAAGCTTTAGAGTTCACGATAATCCCTTTCtctagaacacgtgtcaaagtcggccctccagatcattttattttattgttattattggcacgatgttatcttgcactttttggggggctaatttaggctttttgaaaattgtttagactgttttggagttagactaatatttactcgctagctgttttggctattttaggcctttttttaggctattttgaagcttagctaatgtttcagctatgTGCTGGCTGATTTGGCTAATCTAAGCTTATTTTAAACGTTTCTTAGGTtgtttggagttaggctaatatttactcactgttttggctaattttggctttttttctgttttttaagctaccagtattttgaagcttaactatttttcagctacatgctagctgttttggctaacctaaagTCTTTTTTAGGGGAGCTAATTTGAcacttggctaatatttcagcttcagggttttcacctatcagcttcagtgttttagttatcaatttcagcatcttcagctatcagcactaggatcttcagtagccaaattcagcttacagcattcatactagcattattgcaggtaaccctgtatatctagttcatatttatgttaaaaattaacagttttaaagttttaaaaatgtagttgtaatgtgttcaataaatgtttatcctgttaggCCCGTaacccaaggtgtgttttggattttggccccttgtgcgattgactttgacacccctgctttagaatGTGAAAAATGCTACcagtattttacaatttttcaatCCACTTTTCTTTGCTCTCCAGGAAAATCATGCGCAACGAAGGCCCATCAGCTTTCCTGAAGGGGGCGTACTGTCGAGCCCTGGTCATCGCACCTCTGTTCGGCATCGCCCAGGTGGTCTACTTCCTGGGCGTGGGTGAATTTATCCTCAGCTTCATGCCTAAAAAGCACGACTAAAGAGCACATCCTCTTTGCCTTTCCCCCTCCACGATGCATCATATCAGCCACCTCTAGATTCATTTTTATCCCGGTTATTCTGAGGTCGCTCCTTGACCGATCTGTAAGGTTTCATTTAGTTGTGTtgaatgttcaaaaaaaaaaaagttcaggaagGAGCCTTTGTTAGCCAAGCTGCCTGTCGTGGCACACACTATTTCCAGGATGCTCTCTGGAAAAGACGCCACAAATATCCAGATAAACATCTTAAAggaatatttaacattttattgctgtttttttttaaatatatgattGTTGAGGTTTTACAGTAGATGTATCGCCCTTTTCTGCTGCCCTTCTGCACCAATACAGGAAATCATTAGgcttttaaattcttttaatcCCACAGAAGGCGGATGTGAAATTATCATTTGAAATGAAATTGTAAATGAAGAGCACAGTTTTCACTTAGAGagatatttaaacacaaaagttctagtggaattaaaaaatatatacttgcCCAAGATTCTTTATcttaagaaatgtgttttatgctGTGAAGTGTTGTGATACCAGCAGAATCTTAGTCATCCATTCTAAGAGCCACTTTCCTTCATGTACAGGAAGTGGTTGTAATGCACCTGACTTTGATTACTTTGACTTTTGAAGTAGATCGGGTtccatttaaggtttaagagcTACCACaatgttttgactgttttggctCCTCCTTTCAAAGATGTCTCCGTTTCTTGGTTACGCTTCAGGCCGAACTTGCCGACAACACAGTCCCAATTGTTGAAGTCTGATGCAGAATTGTAGGGAATGCatctgtggggaaaaaagtgCTCCCATTCCAATCAGTGTAGTCACAGAGGGAGGGTTACATTCATGCATGAGGGGAGAAGACTGCTGTAAAATCCCTCTTTGTGGCTACATGTGCAGCAGACAGGAGCAGCTTTACGTTATGTCTCCATctttataagtaaaaaaaggaaaaagattcaAGCTTGAAGTAATCTGGTGGATTTGGAATCTTAAATTGACatctaaaaaatgacaaaaacagtcATCCAGTGTGGTGCACATAAATCTAAAGTCATTTTAGTCCATTTAGAGGcagaaatataattatttatgtttacagATGGGTTCTTACTCGTTTTAACACTTTGTCCAAACTTGAATTCAGTGGCAGGACCCAAAGAGCTAATGAAAATCTCTGCGTATCCGAAGATCAAACCGTCGTGTTGTAAGCATCATGTGACTTTTCTTTACCAAACCCTCTCTGCTTCGTTTGCTTTGGAGGTTCTGTTTGCTTTAAGCGGCTGCCGCTGTATCTCGTTTATGTATCGCAACAACGCCGAAACCTTGCCATGGCTTTATCTCACCAGAGATCAAGGTGACCTTGATGAGTAGGATCCAATCAGGTTCCTTCCTTTGCTCCCCACCGGTCAAGCAAGTGGGGCTGCATTGTTGACACtcattacaactttaaagtcgGGAGGGAATTTTATTTATCAATGTTCCTTTCTGATCGTCAAAATAGCACTATATATTTGTActtgtctgatttttttgtgtcaaactgTCCACCTGAACTATATTGTACATATGCAGATGatatgaagtgtttttgattttttttgtaaacaatgGCTTATTTGCACACCTACCTCTCCCCTTCCtctcatgtttttatgttctacCGGTGTGGGCATACAGAAGGAAGGACCAGACGCTCGTTGAATGATGTGAACTCAAATGCaatgtgatgctttttttttaatgtatgccAACAGCGATGTCTTAGGTTGCTTTTGGAGGCGCCATTTTCTCCAGAGCTTTAGTTATTCATTAGTTATTTAATCACAGGaccaaatcaaaaaaaaaatcttaatgctGATAGAAGTGCGGTTTAAAGAGAATGACTtacaaaaatgacatgaaatgtAAACGGTTGTCAGGCAAGCGGAGAGGATTTAAGGTGGAATCAGTCTGTCTGTTTGGTGCTGCCTCTTTAAGGcaaaagcagaaactgaaaGCCATAGTTCAGCTTTGATGGAACGACTGGCCAGTTTTAGAaaatctggcaaaaaaaaaaagaagcccacCTAGCTCCACTTTATAAGTTACTCTTGCGTTTTGTTGATGATGCAACTTGATTTCATACATGCTGTTGTTGTGATCACGATGCCTTTGTGTTGTggtgagatttttgttttccttccctTTCTCCCTCTGTCACAGAGTCTTTTTCATCcgatttttgcttttattgtcaAATTCTCATGTAAATGGTTTCTCCTCAGCTGTGCTTTTTACCAATCTGTGTATTGggttatgtgtgtgtgtctgattGTGTAGTGTTGTAGTTGGTGTGCAGTTGTTAGTGACGCTGCAGTATTTTTCTCTTTGGTTTTGCTCGGTGTATTTGTTGCAATCACGTGCAGTTTGCTCTGACCggcgtctgcagctgcaggacgCTGGATGCAGGTCAGCACATGggggaactaaaaaaaaaagtatgatttgGAAAAGAAAGCACAAAAAGGACAACTTCACACAAGAGAATACTCTCTGAAAATCACTGGAAGCCTGTGTGCTGATTTGCAGACATGAATTATTTCTGTCAAAATggttaaaaacgtttttttatttcttttatccATGTTGTAAAACCATAGGGCTGAGACTTCTGGTCATTATAAAAGCCACAAGATAGATGTTACCCAACATCTGTtggacacaaaaaatgtataatccGTACATAATCTATATGAATCAAATATAAGAATGTACTGTAGATATTATGAAATGTATTCCAGTTAAAGTGAAGAGTTGATTCAATTTTTAATCTCGTGCTTTACACATTCACAGAGAAATTCATGAACCAGTTCACTGCTATGCAACAAATCAAGGCCGCAGACAACGCTAAACACAACACTTGTATGACCAATGCAGCTGGGGGAGCTTGGAGGTCTTTCTGAGATTTGAGTGCACCTCAGCCCCCTTTAGTTCTCTTCCTCCACGAGGAAATGTGCAACatgcacttta includes these proteins:
- the slc25a22a gene encoding mitochondrial glutamate carrier 1; translated protein: MADKQISLPAKLINGGIAGLIGVTCVFPIDLAKTRLQNQQNGSRLYTSMSDCLIKTIRSEGYFGMYRGAAVNLTLVTPEKAIKLAANDFFRHHLSKDGKLTLFKEMLAGCGAGTCQVIVTTPMEMLKIQLQDAGRIAAQRKLMPETVAAGTVETKSPTAMQLTRQLLREKGIAGLYKGLGATLLRDVPFSIIYFPLFANLNNFGKKNADGPAPFYVSFISGCLAGSTAAVAVNPVDVIKTRLQSLNRGSTEDTYSGVTDCIRKIMRNEGPSAFLKGAYCRALVIAPLFGIAQVVYFLGVGEFILSFMPKKHD